In Raphanus sativus cultivar WK10039 chromosome 5, ASM80110v3, whole genome shotgun sequence, the following proteins share a genomic window:
- the LOC108863506 gene encoding ubiquitin-fold modifier-conjugating enzyme 1: MEGWDPSTKSTLTRIPLLTTKAGPRDGDAWKQRLKEEYKSLIAYTQMNKSNDNDWFRISASNPEGTRWTGKCWYVHNLLKYEFDLQFDIPVTYPATAPELELPEIDGKTQKMYRGGKICLTVHFKPLWAKNCPRFGIAHALCLGLAPWLAAEIPILVDSGMIKHKDDAASSTES; encoded by the exons atggaaGGATGGGATCCGAGCACGAAGTCGACGTTAACGCGGATCCCTCTTCTGACAACAAAAGCGGGACCAAGAGACGGCGATGCATGGAAACAGAGGCTTAAAGAGGAGTACAAGTCACTGATCGCGTATACACAGATGAACAAGTCCAACGACAATGATTGGTTCCGCATCTCCGCCTCCAACCCCGAAGGTACGCGTTGGACTGGCAAGTGCTGGTACGTTCACAACCTCCTCAAATACGAGTTCGATCTCCAGTTCGATATCCCCGTCACCTACCCTGCAACTGCTCCCGAGCTTGAGTTGCCTGAGATTGACGGCAAAACCCAAAAG ATGTATCGAGGTGGGAAGATTTGCCTGACTGTTCATTTCAAGCCGCTCTGGGCTAAAAACTG TCCTAGGTTTGGTATAGCACATGCACTTTGTTTGGGGCTTGCTCCATGGCTTGCTGCAGAGATTCCAATCCTTGTGGACTCTGGCATGATTAAGCACAAAGATGACGCAGCCTCCTCTACTGAATCTTAA
- the LOC108858340 gene encoding uncharacterized protein LOC108858340, with the protein MTGQEKIGDFSAKLSSIANEAQVLGKKYEDVKLVKKFLRCLPTKFAAHKAAITLTMNTDELKFAKVVGILKAEEMELKSKCSKPAQDSRITVDEDIQKAKKLEESIHLVIQKLEETMNLLNKMSSDRLPREEERHKWQAVVCFNCHGIGLVKTECPSFKRKEIKCDGCNGYGHIKSDCVNTKKMNMKKSCTEVPETKEDALNFVSLHGVIGSEKDITEGEFRASCVSHTNSDASHSDTESDIDADLLAEYKVLFGKFAELSYENLQLIKDKAVLKDQVNTLEMERTDVKGESKCRVREDDNEDELQSLKRVIA; encoded by the coding sequence ATGACTGGTCAAGAGAAGATAGGAGATTTCAGTGCGAAGCTCAGCTCCATAGCCAATGAAGCACAAGTTTTAGGTAAAAAATATGAAGATGTAAAATTGGTGAAGAAGTTTTTGCGATGTTTGCCTACTAAGTTTGCAGCACATAAAGCAGCGATAACATTGACGATGAACACTGATGAACTGAAGTTTGCTAAGGTAGTAGGGATATTAAAGGCTGAGGAGATGGAATTGAAATCTAAGTGTTCAAAGCCTGCTCAAGACTCTCGAATTACAGTTGATGAAGACATCCAGAAAGCTAAGAAGCTTGAAGAATCTATTCACTTGGTGATTCAGAAACTTGAAGAAACCATGAATCTTTTGAATAAGATGTCCAGCGACAGACTAcctagagaagaagaaagacataAATGGCAGGCAGTGGTGTGTTTTAATTGTCATGGTATTGGGCTTGTCAAAACAGAGTGTCCATCATTCAAGAGAAAAGAAATCAAGTGTGATGGATGTAATGGTTATGGGCACATAAAATCAGATTGTGTGAACACCAAGAAGATGAATATGAAGAAAAGTTGCACTGAAGTGCCAGAAACAAAAGAAGATGCTCTCAATTTCGTGTCTCTTCATGGAGTTATAGGATCTGAAAAAGACATCACTGAAGGTGAATTTCGTGCGTCGTGTGTGTCACACACCAATTCAGATGCGTCACACAGTGATACAGAAAGTGATATAGATGCAGATCTTCTAGCCGAGTATAAGGTTCTCTTTGGTAAATTTGCAGAACTCAGTTACGAAAACCTACAGCTCATCAAGGATAAAGCTGTCTTAAAAGATCAAGTCAACACCCTAGAGATGGAACGGACTGATGTGAAGGGTGAATCAAAGTGTAGGGTGAGAGAGGATGATAATGAAGACGAGCTTCAGTCTCTTAAGAGAGTTATTGCATAG
- the LOC108863503 gene encoding probable beta-1,4-xylosyltransferase IRX10, producing MTNLLSAILLFLFLSASSAQHNVRTERISGSAGDVLEDNPVGKLKVYVYELPSKYNKKLLQKDPRCLSHMFAAEIFMHTFLLSSPVRTRNPDEADWFYAPIYPTCDLTPTGLPLPFKSPRMMRSAIQLISSNWPYWNKTEGADHFFVVPHDFGACFHYQEEKAIERGILPLLQRATLVQTFGQRNHVCLDQGSITIPPFAPPLKMQTHLLPPHIPRSIFVYFRGLFYDVNNDPEGGYYARGARAAVWENFKNNPLFDISTDHPTTYYEDMQRSIFCLCPLGWAPWSPRLVEAVVFGCIPVIIADDIVLPFADAIPWEEIGVFVAEKDVPELDTILTSIPTEVILRKQRLLANPSMKQAMLFPQPAQPGDAFHQILNGLARKLPHDGSIYLKAGEKVLNWTAGPVGDLKPW from the exons ATGACGAATCTCCTCTCCGCcattctcctcttcctcttcctctccgCTTCTTCCGCTCAACACAATGTTCGAACAGAGCGTATCTCAG GAAGTGCTGGTGATGTGTTGGAGGACAATCCAGTAGGGAAGCTTAAGGTTTACGTGTACGAGCTTCCAAGCAAGTACAACAAGAAGCTACTTCAAAAGGACCCTCGTTGTCTTTCCCACATGTTCGCTGCTGAGATCTTCATGCACACGTTCCTCTTGTCTAGTCCTGTCCGAACGCGTAACCCCGACGAAGCTGATTGGTTCTACGCTCCTATCTACCCAACTTGCGATCTCACTCCTACCGGCTTGCCTTTGCCTTTTAAATCCCCGCGTATGATGAGAAGCGCTATTCAACTCATCTCATCCAACTGGCCTTATTGGAATAAGACCGAAGGTGCTGATCACTTCTTTGTTGTGCCCCATGACTTTGGTGCTTGCTTCCATTACCAG GAGGAAAAAGCTATTGAAAGAGGGATTCTTCCGCTGCTCCAGCGTGCTACTTTGGTTCAGACGTTTGGTCAGAGGAACCATGTGTGTTTGGACCAAGGCTCCATCACTATTCCCCCTTTTGCACCTCCACTGAAGATGCAGACCCATCTTCTTCCTCCACACATTCCACGCTCTATCTTTGTCTACTTCCGTGGTCTCTTCTATGATGTTAACAACGACCCAGAAGGTGGCTATTATGCAAG AGGCGCAAGAGCAGCGGTGTGGGAAAACTTCAAGAACAACCCTCTATTCGACATCTCAACAGACCACCCGACAACATACTACGAAGACATGCAAAGATCCATCTTCTGTCTATGTCCTCTAGGATGGGCTCCATGGAGCCCCAGGCTAGTTGAAGCGGTTGTGTTTGGGTGCATTCCGGTTATTATAGCGGATGACATTGTGCTGCCTTTCGCAGACGCCATCCCCTGGGAAGAGATAGGAGTCTTTGTTGCGGAAAAAGACGTCCCTGAACTAGACACGATCCTAACTTCAATACCAACAGAAGTGATCCTCAGGAAACAGAGACTCCTGGCGAATCCTTCGATGAAACAAGCCATGCTCTTCCCTCAACCCGCGCAGCCAGGGGACGCATTTCATCAGATACTTAACGGGTTAGCTAGGAAGTTACCCCATGACGGAAGCATATACTTGAAAGCAGGTGAGAAGGTACTGAACTGGACCGCTGGTCCCGTTGGTGACCTTAAGCCTTGGTAA
- the LOC130494878 gene encoding uncharacterized protein LOC130494878, with the protein MGVKKYATVEEAVLCVRRRRRHRVRILNEIEEELSNIRSRLDSGSKDVGVWQRKSGYKQRFSTQEIWKQLRVSKPSCAWAKGIWISQATPKYAFIAWLASLDRLSTLDRVTKWSRGLDETCVLCKSAKETKDHLFFECTYSTQIWEFIVKGVMGSSYTNRWEEIMVVVCDTSREKKSLFLIRYSLQAVLYEVWRVRNKVRHGEKLLPLLVIKRMLDKGIRNKISMMRKKRLKGMEDMIQLWFSYRM; encoded by the coding sequence ATGGGGGTGAAGAAGTATGCAACGGTGGAGGAAGCTGTATTATGtgttaggagaagaagaagacatcgGGTGCGTATTCTGAATGAGATTGAAGAAGAGCTGAGTAACATTCGTAGCAGGCTTGATTCAGGGAGTAAAGATGTTGGCGTTTGGCAAAGAAAGTCGGGTTACAAGCAGAGGTTTTCTACTCAAGAAATTTGGAAGCAGTTGAGAGTAAGTAAACCTTCTTGTGCTTGGGCTAAAGGTATATGGATTTCACAAGCTACTCCGAAATATGCATTTATAGCATGGTTAGCTTCACTGGATAGATTGTCTACTCTAGACAGAGTGACTAAATGGAGTAGGGGGCTTGACGAAACCTGTGTGCTTTGTAAGTCTGCAAAGGAGACGAAAGACCATCTTTTTTTTGAGTGTACTTACTCAACTCAAATCTGGGAGTTTATAGTTAAAGGTGTTATGGGGAGTTCTTATACTAATCGATGGGAAGAGATTATGGTAGTAGTTTGTGACACAtcgagagagaagaagagtCTCTTCCTTATCAGGTACTCTCTTCAAGCGGTTCTTTATGAAGTGTGGAGAGTTCGCAACAAAGTTAGGCATGGTGAGAAGTTATTGCCTTTGCTAGTCATTAAAAGAATGCTTGATAAGGGGATCAGAAACAAAATCAGTATGATGCGTAAGAAAAGGCTCAAAGGGATGGAAGATATGATACAACTTTGGTTCAGTTATAGAATGTAA
- the LOC108863504 gene encoding lecithin-cholesterol acyltransferase-like 1: protein MNKPSSLHLVAVIMMLITATMTLMCQATGNVHPIILIPGNGGNQLEARLDRDYKPSSIWCSSWLYRTRKKTDGWFRLWFDAAVLFSPFTKCFNERMMLYYDADLDDYQNAPGVQTRVCHFGSTKSLLYLNPRLRDATSYMSHLVKALEKGCGYVNDQTILGAPYDFRYGLAGSGHSTRVASQYLQDLRQLVEKTSSENEGKPVILLSHSLGGLFVLHFLNRSSPSWRGKYIKHFVALATPWGGTVEQMRTFASGNTLGVPFVNPLLVRPQQRSSESNQWLLPHSKVFEDRTKPLVVAPGVNYTAYEMDRFLSDIGFSQGVVPYMTRLLPLTEDTATPGVPVTCIYGKGVDTPEVLVYGEGGFDEQPEIKYGDGDGTVNLVSLAALELIHNVESLKTVEIGGVSHTSILKDEIALEEIVQQIKIINSGLAKSEQGQSISQVESK from the exons ATGAACAAACCATCTTCACTTCATTTGGTAGCTGTCATAATGATGCTCATAACGGCGACAATGACTTTAATGTGTCAAGCTACGGGTAACGTCCACCCTATTATTCTGATTCCAGGAAACGGCGGTAATCAGCTAGAAGCAAGACTCGACCGAGACTACAAGCCAAGCAGCATCTGGTGTAGCAGCTGGTTATACCGTACCCGTAAAAAGACTGATGGATGGTTCAGGCTATGGTTTGATGCTGCAGTGTTATTCTCTCCCTTCACCAAATGCTTCAACGAACGAATGATGTTGTACTATGACGCAGATTTGGATGATTACCAAAACGCCCCTGGTGTCCAAACCCGGGTTTGTCATTTCGGTTCGACCAAATCACTTCTCTACCTCAACCCTCGTCTCCG AGATGCAACATCTTACATGTCACATTTGGTGAAAGCTCTAGAGAAAGGATGCGGGTATGTTAACGACCAAACCATCCTTGGAGCTCCATATGACTTCAGGTATGGCTTGGCCGGGTCGGGTCACTCGACCCGTGTAGCCTCTCAATATCTACAAGACCTCAGACAGTTGGTGGAGAAAACGAGCAGCGAGAACGAAGGAAAGCCGGTGATACTCCTCTCCCATAGCCTAGGTGGCCTTTTCGTCCTCCATTTCCTCAACCGTAGCTCCCCTTCATGGCGCGGCAAGTACATCAAACACTTTGTTGCACTCGCTACGCCGTGGGGTGGAACCGTTGAGCAGATGAGGACATTTGCTTCGGGGAACACACTCGGTGTCCCTTTTGTTAACCCTTTGCTGGTCAGGCCACAGCAGAGAAGCTCAGAGAGTAACCAATGGCTACTTCCACATTCCAAAGTGTTTGAAGACAGAACTAAACCGCTTGTGGTTGCTCCCGGGGTTAACTACACAGCTTACGAGATGGACAGGTTTCTTTCAGACATTGGCTTCTCTCAAGGAGTAGTACCTTACATGACGAGATTGTTGCCTTTAACAGAGGATACTGCGACTCCGGGAGTGCCGGTCACTTGCATATATGGGAAAGGAGTTGATACGCCGGAGGTTTTGGTGTATGGAGAAGGAGGGTTTGATGAGCAACCAGAGATTAAGTACGGAGATGGAGATGGCACAGTTAACTTGGTGAGCTTAGCAGCTTTGGAGTTGATTCACAATGTTGAGAGTTTGAAAACGGTAGAGATTGGTGGAGTCTCGCATACCTCTATACTTAAAGATGAGATTGCACTTGAAGAGATTGTGCAGCAGATAAAGATTATTAATTCTGGATTAGCTAAGAGTGAACAAGGACAGTCAATTAGTCAGGTTGAAAGTAAGTAG
- the LOC108805395 gene encoding probable beta-1,4-xylosyltransferase IRX9H, giving the protein MASIRRTLSPLYHNRPGGAAPSPSQKGTTKQHNSPQLLSRRGPWRRPFYQFLAFFLIGFLLGMTPYGQIDDMNGTDHSTFQIKPPSNVKREEIGVDGVSFVAEDLDLVVPRKLVIVVTPTYNRAMQAYYLNRVAQTLRLVEPPVLWIVVEGNAASFETSEILRKTGVMYRHLVCKRNMTSFKDRGVHQRNTALEHIELHKLDGIVYFADDDNVYSLDLFRSLREIRRFGTWPVAMLAPSKNKAILEGPVCNGSQVIGWHTNEKSKRVRRFHVDMSGFAFNSTILWDPKRWKRPFSHPTRQLDTVKEGFQETTFIEQVVADESDMEGVPPACSRILNWHLHLDALDVPYPQGWVMQKNLEAVVTVR; this is encoded by the exons ATGGCTTCAATCCGGCGAACTCTCTCGCCGCTCTATCACAATCGCCCCGGAGGCGCAGCACCATCCCCTTCTCAGAAAGGCACCACTAAACAACACAACTCCCCCCAACTTCTCTCACGCAGAGGTCCATGGCGGCGACCGTTTTACCAGTTCCTCGCTTTCTTTCTCATCGGTTTCCTCTTAGGTATGACACCGTACGGCCAAATCGATGACATGAACGGTACAGATCATTCCACCTTCCAGATCAAACCTCCCAGCAACGTGAAACGGGAAGAGATAGGTGTGGATGGAGTAAGCTTCGTGGCGGAGGATTTGGATTTGGTTGTGCCGAGGAAGCTTGTGATTGTGGTGACGCCAACGTACAATCGAGCGATGCAGGCGTATTACTTGAACAGGGTTGCTCAAACGCTGAGGCTGGTGGAGCCACCTGTGCTGTGGATAGTGGTGGAGGGCAATGCGGCGTCGTTCGAGACTTCTGAGATTCTGAGGAAGACCGGGGTGATGTATAGACACTTGGTTTGCAAGAGGAACATGACGAGTTTTAAGGATAGAGGTGTTCATCAGAGGAACACTGCCTTGGAACATATTGAGCTGCATAAGCTTGATGGGATTGTTTACTTTGCTGATGATGATAATGTCTACTCTCTTGACTTGTTCCGAAGCTTGAGAGAGATCAG GCGATTTGGAACTTGGCCTGTTGCAATGCTGGCGCCAAGCAAAAACAAAGCCATCCTCGAGGGTCCAGTATGCAATGGAAGTCAAGTAATTGGATGGCACACTAATGAAAAGAGTAAAAGAGTACGAAGGTTCCATGTTGATATGTCAGGGTTTGCTTTCAACAGCACTATACTCTGGGACCCTAAAAGGTGGAAACGTCCTTTTTCACATCCAACCCGCCAACTAGACACAGTGAAGGAAGGTTTCCAA GAGACAACATTTATAGAGCAGGTGGTAGCAGATGAAAGCGATATGGAAGGTGTTCCACCAGCTTGTTCGAGGATACTGAACTGGCATCTTCACTTGGATGCGCTAGATGTCCCTTATCCACAAGGGTGGGTGATGCAGAAGAATCTCGAAGCTGTCGTTACTGTGAGATAG